Within Palaemon carinicauda isolate YSFRI2023 chromosome 14, ASM3689809v2, whole genome shotgun sequence, the genomic segment tatatataaatatatatatatatatataaatatatatatatatatatatatataatatatatatatatatatatatatatatatatatatatatatatatatatatatatatattataaatatatatatatatataaatatatatatatatatatatatataatatatatatatatataatatatatatatatatatatatatatatataaatatatatatatatatatatatatatatatatatatatatatatatataaatatatatatatatatatatatatatatatatatatatatataaatatatatatatatatatatatatataaatatatatatttatatatatatatatatatatatatatatatatataaatatatatatatataaatatatatatatatatatatacatatatatatatacatatatatatatatatatatatatatatatataaatatatatatatatatatatatatataaatatatatatatatataaatatatatatatatatatatatatatatataaatatatatatatatatatatatatatatatataaatatatatatatataaatatatatatatatataaatatatatatatatatatatacatataaatatatatatatatataaatatatatatatatatatatatatatatatatatataaatatatatatatataaatatataaatataatatatatatatataataaatatatatatatatatatatatatatatatatattatatatatatatataaatatatatatatatatataaatatatatatatatatgtataaatatatatatatatatatatataaatatatatatatatgtataaatatatatatatatatatatatatatataatatatatatatataaatatatatatatatatatatatatatatataaatatatatatatatataatatagatataaatatatatatatatatatatatatatatatatatataaatatatatatatatatatataaatatatatatatatatatatatatatataaatatatatatatatatataaatatatatatatatatataaatatatatatatatataaatatatatatatatatataaatatatatacatatatatatatataaatatatatatatataaatatatatacatatatatatatataaatatatatatatatatataaatatatatataaatatatatatatatatatatatatatatatatatatatatataaatatatatatataaatatatatatatatatatataaatatatatatataaatatatatatataaatatatatatatataaatatatatatataaatatatatatataaatatatatatatataaatatatatatataaatatatatatatataaatatatatatatatatataaatatatatatatatatatatatatatatatataaatatatatatatataaatataaatatatatatatatataaatatatatatatatatatatatatatatatatatatataaatatatgcatatatatataaatatatgcatatatatataaatatatgcatatatatatatatatatatatatatatatatatatatatgcatatatatataaatatatatatatataaatatatatatataaatatatatatataaatatatatatataaatatatatataaatatatatatatatatatatatatataaatatatatatatatataaatatatatatatatatatatatatatataaatatatatatatatgtatatatatatatacatatatatatatacatatatacatatatatatgtatacatatacatatatatacacacacaaatatatatatatatatatatatatatatatatatatatacacgtacttcATTCCTCTACTTCTCATATGGGTAGATTAAAAGTAGAATTCTTTGGTGGTGAATTAATATCTAATTCTCCTTTGGCACTTGTTTAGCACAATTCATTATTACACGCAATCACAATCATGCATGCGcgcacatatttatctatctatctatctatctatatatatatatatatatatatatatatatatatatgtgtgtgtgtgtgtgtgtgtattttatatatatatatatatatatatatatatatatatatatatatatatatatatatatatatatatatataacttgacagGTTCAACAGAATATATAACTACATTTTAAACTGAAATATATCTCATGGAGAAATTATATATTTCCCgtttgaaattaaaagaaatataagccaAATTATTCTTGTTAGAATATAATAAAACATATCCAAAGCAGTATCAAACCTTTTAAGTTAAATACATAAAGTTTTTTCTTGAGAAGACAGTCCAATCATTTTGAAACTAACTTTAAATTTACTAATGACTCTCACTTTAACAACTGaaattgcttccttatttccttttctcactcggctCTTTtatttgttgaagcccttgggaccgtagccttctgcttttctaacttgggttgtagcttagatgataataataataataataataataataataataataataataatatacttatagtATCTTTTTGAGATTGGATTACTTTAAATTGAGAAATAACTACTTCACAGCTGAAAAACTATTTTATATCTGAAACAATAACTACTCTTCAGctgaaaaaataactaatttccACCTGAAAAAATTAATACTTTTCAGCTAAAAATCAACTACTTTTCAACAGAAAAATCACTACTTTTCAGCTCAAAAATGATTATTTTTCAGCTCAAAAATAACTACTTTCCAGCTGAAAAATTAACACTTTTCATCTGAAAAATAACAGCTTTACAGCTgataaataaatacttttcatctgaaaaagaactattttctgcaaaaaaaaaaaaaataaataaataaataaaataaaactactaTTCAGCGGTACTTTAACAAATCCTGCAGTTACTCACGGCCGTCCTCCACGAAATACTGAACGAAATCCTCGAAGGATCCAACGTAGTCGAAGACCGGAGCTATCTTGTTATGATGATGGCAGGACACAACAACGTCCTTTGGGTTCCTGGCGATGTACACCACCTGAGGATGGGAAGGAAGGAGGAATCAATTGACATACAATAACTTAAGTGGCAACACACTTTCACCCCGTGTCAAAGCCACAAAAACCATCTTGCTTAGAAAATTTGACAGGGGACCCTTGGAAAAGTCTGGAACTGTACATCTACTACTAACCTTGGCAGTATCTAACAACGATGGGGGCATCAGAGGAAAAGGAAGGTGCGTTTTGATAGTCCTTGGATCAGGAATGGCTTCTGCCAATTGAAGGTTGACTCCATCATCTGGGGCCTTTCCTGGACACAGTTCTCTGAACATTTCCACGATGTGGGATTTGGATATGCTTCCCCCTTTATCCTTGTTTAACATGAGCATGTCAAAGCTTTGAGAGAAATACAAGAAGGAGGAAGCATTAAGagttttggagatcatagttatgAAGGCTATCTATAGATCTATGAGTAATGATTTGACAATAATAACTTTATAATGAATAGATTTTACGACCCAAAATATtgatgtaacctctctctctctctctctctctctctctctctctctctctctctctctctctctctctctctctgagtgaataTTCTCACTGATACCTGTAAGTTGGTGATAGGATTTGACATCAATAACTTTATAATGAGTAGATTTCACAACCCAAAATATTGCAtgtatccgtctctctctctctctctctctctctctctcctctctctctctctctctctctctctctctctccttactctaAAAATGGCACCCTAGCCATGGGAGATGTTGATTGCTTGGGGTGATTTAGTTGAGGATTATTCCTCATGGTCCAGATGATTTCTTGCATCCATGTTGTGCCACATTTTGGATAAGTCATCAGAATTACGTCTGTTTCCCTTATCTGAGGAGAttagatatatcattattattattattattattattagtagtagtagtagtagtagtagtagtagtagtagtagtagtagtagtagtagtagtagtagtagtagtatttaagctacagtcctagttggaaaagcaggatgctataagcacaagtatccaacatggaaaaaaaaagcccagtgggaaaagaaaataaggaaacaaataaactacaagagaaggataaTGGGTTATTTCGTGCCCACGTATTATATAGGTAGAATCAACCAAGAAAATCTCTCTATGAATTAAATACTAATCATTAATAAAAACAAGGTATACTCTTTACCTAGAAAATATAAACCAGATAAAATCTATTCATTAAGAAAACTGAAAAAGGACAGCACATCGGGAATTAAAAAGGAATATTTTGCAAGATAGATGCAAAATCAATATGAATTAAACTTTAATATTGCAAaaccctaaaaagctgtaatctaagacatcaatatataaaaacTTAGCAGATATTTCAAAAGGAATGGTGGTATTGTTACATTTCAAATCATAATACTGTTAGCTATATAAAAGATATACAtagatggaaagatagatagatagatggataaataaatagatatatagatccTGCcagacccacacacacaaacacacacacacacacacacacatatatatatatatatatatatatataatatatatatatatatatatatatatatatatatatatatactgtatatacattgtcgaaacagtgctgtagtgaataaagtatgaaggaaataaataatcatcgTTCGTTAAACCAAAGAATTACAGTTGAAAACTTAAAGaaactgaggaaatatgaagattcctgcaggaaacatattgacgccactagggctatcgccttcaatggaaATTGTGTTAAAGAaaagctgtgtcccaaaagcatatatacatacatacatatatatatatataaatgtatatatatatacatatatatatatatatatatttatatgaatatataaatatacatatatatacgtatatatatgaatatatatatacatatatatacgtatatatatgtatatatatatgtatatatatatatatatatatatatatatatatatatatatatatatatatatatatatatatatataaatgagagagagagagagagagagagagagagagatagagagagagagaggagagagagagagagagagagagagagagagagagagagagactgcagggCAATTAATCAACATCTTTAGATTTGAATAAAAAGCATTGAAAATCTTCTATAATAAAACCTCAAAGTTGTAGATCCTGTTGGCAAACTTCAAAAACTTCCTTGGAAGGAACCATCCGCCCGGAAGAATTCTAATCCAGGAACCTTTGAATCCTGCGaaatccttcctcttcttctccatcTCTTCGTCTTCCACTGGCACAACTTCATGACCACTGGCGAGTTCCATTACTACTGGAAAAGACGAAACTGAAAAGAGACCAAATGAAAGATAAAGTTAAAGCCtttcagctgatttttttttttaagaagtggtGTTGCAAGTTTTATAACTTCAGGACCTTACAGTAACATTTTATCTTTCACAAAAATTGAGGTTCCAGATCTCTCCTGTTGAAATCTAAAGTTTAACACTAGATATTCTTCCACAAATAAGAACAGACCTGTTGATATGAGTTATAGCTCGGTCTGGTTCTGTCCAAAGACCAGTGGACTATGACAACCACGGTCTAGGCTGTCCAAAGACCAGTGGACTATGACAACCACGGTCTAGGCTGTCCAAAGACCAGTGGACTATGAcaaccacggtctaggtatacctAGACCGTGACGACAACAACAGTAGCCAAGGATGCAGTTTAGGAAGGTGCATTACAATTGATCGTATTGACCCTACAATTGCGCTTTAAAAGCATACATTTGCACGCATGTTTCCATTAATATTGCGCGCATTCCTAAGAGAACGTTAGTCCTCATTTTTTATGGCTCATGTCCTTTACATATCAATGAATTTCAGTGGCTATTAAGGTAGTTTCATCCCATTTAACTTTCttattttcctaatttcctttgcaAGGCTTTTTCGTGTCACTACTTAATAATAGTTATTGGATCAACTAATTATATGACAGCTTTATTCAATTTAGCTttactttttccatttctttacccATTTTTCATGCCATTTAAGGAAAATATCAACAAATATCTGAGAAGTCGATTATACCGATTATACTGAATGTAAAACATTTATTCACAAAAATATCTATtacataaatgaatagataattatgtacatttataaatatctgAAACAAACTTAACAGATGTCTGTTCGTGCTGAATATCTGAAACTAATGGCCTTTAAAAGCTGATATCGATCATGTTCTTCCTCCTTGTTAAATTAAGCCATCAAataattagttctctctctctctctctctctctctctctctctctctctctctctctctctctctctcttcgtctttgAACTGCAGGTCTGGCAAGCCCTTGTAATTTAATGAAAGCTGTTGGGTTTACTTTTATGATGTTATCTAAAACCAACGGAATAAATTGACGTAATGGGCATGGAACAATTCGGGGCCATATGTTGTTCTCCGTGCTTCAACTGACGATCGTGATGTCATCATGTCCATACAATTGGAGGCTACAATGCCCCCTGAATGAGACACATCGTAATTCGCTTCGAACTATTTTCATGAGTCGTGTTATGTCATCAAACGCTTTCTTCTTCAGAGAGGAGTAAAGCCTTTGACGAATTAATTACGAGACCCAAAAAAAATAGTACGAAGCTAATTACGATGTGTTGCATTCAGGGGCATTATAGCTTCCAATTGTATGGCTTGTGAAGTTCAGCTATTTTACTTTCTAAGTGAATACGCGTTCCCATTGATTAAAGGTGTACAGCTTAATGCTTGCATCGGTTCTTAAGTTTCCTTTGTAGGTTTTCAATGTAAAACACCATGAAATTTCCGGTGATTTAAGAATTTTGTCGATCCTGTATGTGTATCCATCGTGAATTAAGGATTTATTCCCTGTCTTGGTTTCCTATAGTGCGAATTCCATGCTGTCGATTTCGGACTAAAGAGGAGAATTATTGAAACTAACGTATCATAATTCAAGTGAACACATCTTATAAGCTGTGAACTGCTGTGGTGTTCGGAAGAGCTCATCATCATATCATAACCATATGCAGTAAGGTGGTTTGACTCAAAATGACTATTAGGAAAAGGGAGTAAAAGAGGCGCGCAACTGTAATGAATTTAAGCGCGCAATCATTACACTTCCTACACTGCAAATATGCACAAATGTAAGGCGGCCGTTTATAAACCTATTGGATTTATTTCAGCTCTGCCTAACTGATTGTTCTCCTGAGACCTATTCTGAAGGAAAATGTGTCCATTTCATTTACGATTCAATTTAATGGAAGAGTTTTGGAAAAGTTCGATTTGGAACCCCGCTAGTCTATGAGCTACGTACTAAGGAACACTATCAAAAAGGATCAAAGGTTTAGTTATGATCATAAACAATCTTTTCTTTACGGAACTGTGACTTATCAttaatttttcgattttttttaatgtgatACACAGGCCATTGTATTTATGAATTGCTGTCTATTGATACAGAACAATTCATGGAGTCCTCATTTGTGCTGGATTTGTAAGTTCCTTATTTTTAGTCCtctttgcctgagggtacactcagattcactattcttatttttcttcctttttttttcttaaagttcctagtttacatatgaaaaatttattataatgtgGTTACAatcaaaacagaatattttaaagatcattaacaacactaaattagatctatcatataaaccataaaaaacttcataaaaacaagaggaagagaaacaaggtagaacagtgtgcccgaccaAAGCATGAGAACTGtatcccaagacactggaagaccatggtacagaactaGAGAactatagtttgattttagagtgtccttctcctagaagagctgcttaccatggctaaagtctctcttttacccccaccaagaggaaagtagcaactgaacaattcaagtgcagtagttaacctcttgagcaaagaattgtttggtaatctcagtgatgtcaggtgtatgatggaCAGAGGAGCTTATAAAAAGTATAAGCATGATAAACAATGTTTACATCAGATCGCTATAACATTAAAAAACTTGCTAAAAGTTCAAGTTCAAGGGTCTTTCCTCTAAATTTCCATTTTTGTAAACTATGCAACGATCAACACAATGGTTCTTTTTAATTAAGATTATATTATGACTTTCAATAGAAGATGGCGTCTTCGAATCATGGTTTTCTCTCGTTGAGAAAGTTGCTGATTTACATTTATTTCACATAATTATAAGATTACTAAAAGTTCCAAAAAGCATCGACTGGACGATGAACATCAAGGAAGCAATTCCGGTTATTTGCAGCGGGGTAAATTGGCGCTGTGAAAATTGTATAAAGTGTTTTAATTTGCAATTAATCTATCAATTCTACTAGCATTTTGTGTTAAATTATAGAAGATAATCTTTTAACActgaataaaatataaattgtaatatcataaaataattaatatgaatTAATCACTCATCTACCACGAAAAAGGTGGCCATGGTTGCAGCCCACCAGTTACCACTGCTGTTACCGAGGAATATCACTGGAAATCTCTCAGCTTATGGTTATAGAAATAACGATCTAATGACCTCTTATCTCCCACATCAGTGAGAAATATTTCGTAAGATACTTGAAGGGCAAGACTAAAACGAATAAGCTTTTGtaggcacatacctagaccgtgtACTACACAGTATCACAACACTTCAAACTGTCGAGCACCGGCACACACTTCTCTAACCAATGGTCAACTGataacaaacaagagagagagagagagagagagagagagagagagagagagagagagagagagagagagagctgaacacATTATTAAGAAAACAAACGATAAAAACTATAATTTCTTAAGAATGAAGGCTACTTCTAGAATTTCTTAAGAATGAAGGCTACTTCTAGAGAAGACTAAAGTAAAATGAAGGGAACTGTTTACATAAGTGGTAGCATTTAATGAGAAAACCAGTCGACAGACTATGTCATCCGCTGTTATTTATAGACAACAATAGCTTGCTAAACTATCATATCTATCTAGCTGTTATTTTCCTGAAGTAAACAAGCTAAacgcaaaataaaaagaaaaaaaaagaaaaaaagagtgaGAGAACGAAATGCTTGGCCCCGCCTTATAAGCTAGGCTCATGTAACCTTCACTGACACTGTGatacacaagctctctctctctctctctctctctctctctctctctctctctctctctctctctctctgtgtgtgtgtgtgtgtgtgttttctttactGAGGCAGTCAGGAGTATCTtggaataaaaactgaaaaatatacaTGCTCAATGAAATGCGTTTGTCATAAAGCATATATACAATCTAGAAAAATACAATCACCCAACACTGAAAGGATGcaattgcagaaaaaaaacaataaaag encodes:
- the LOC137653462 gene encoding sulfotransferase 1A1-like — encoded protein: MELASGHEVVPVEDEEMEKKRKDFAGFKGSWIRILPGGWFLPRKFLKFANRIYNFEIRETDVILMTYPKCGTTWMQEIIWTMRNNPQLNHPKQSTSPMARVPFLDFDMLMLNKDKGGSISKSHIVEMFRELCPGKAPDDGVNLQLAEAIPDPRTIKTHLPFPLMPPSLLDTAKVVYIARNPKDVVVSCHHHNKIAPVFDYVGSFEDFVQYFVEDGLTYGPYWYHLKEAWEKRHHPNLHFIFYEDMQANLPEELKRLDAFLGPHLTEAQLEAIGHYASFDRMREREESAKRQMSGDIRKEDEISEGERRTAEYAKNEGGFFRKGEVADWKNRLTPEMSAKIDQWTRDHLSNLGINFRYEI